One Syntrophobacterales bacterium genomic window carries:
- the pyrE gene encoding orotate phosphoribosyltransferase: MKEEDRLLELLKTLSYEEGDFVLTSGKRSTFYIDAKETTLNPEGMYLAGKIMHRMAREIPDVQAVGGVSIGGDPLVCSVVLSAYTQKDGLLGFFIRKEPKGHGKNLWVEGGKNLQKGMNVVILEDVVTTGGSSLKAIEVTEKEGYKVKGIVALLDRLQGGKEIIESKGYIFKSIFTLRDLRQ, translated from the coding sequence ATGAAAGAGGAAGACCGGTTGCTGGAACTATTGAAAACACTGTCCTACGAAGAAGGTGATTTCGTCCTCACAAGTGGCAAGAGAAGTACGTTTTATATTGATGCAAAGGAGACCACCCTCAATCCGGAGGGTATGTATCTCGCAGGTAAAATCATGCACCGGATGGCAAGAGAGATACCGGACGTTCAGGCAGTGGGCGGGGTGAGCATAGGGGGCGACCCTCTTGTCTGCTCCGTTGTATTGTCCGCCTACACGCAAAAAGACGGTCTTCTTGGATTCTTTATTCGAAAAGAACCGAAAGGTCATGGGAAAAATCTTTGGGTGGAAGGCGGCAAGAACCTTCAAAAAGGAATGAACGTGGTAATTCTGGAAGATGTGGTTACGACCGGCGGGTCCTCCCTGAAAGCCATTGAGGTCACGGAAAAGGAAGGGTACAAGGTAAAGGGGATTGTAGCTCTCCTGGACCGCCTTCAAGGCGGCAAAGAGATTATTGAATCTAAAGGATACATATTTAAGTCAATATTTACCCTTAGAGATTTGCGGCAGTAG
- a CDS encoding substrate-binding domain-containing protein, producing MIRKLSCSQSILLFFSLAMMTLLLTGCGQSNSQATSGVGQPKGTVRVSGAWALYPMMVRWAEEFNKTYPHVRIDISAGGAGKGAADALAGLTDIGMVSREVKPEEIKQGGFHVAVVKDAVFPTISAKNPVAKEILERKGIRKEAFVDLWVLGKAATWSEVAGGAPSGDRAQVYTRSDSCGAAETWAAYLGGRNQEDLKGVGVYGDPGIADAVRKDPLAIGFNNLNYAYDAKTGLPVKGLQVPPIDTNGNGRVDPEEDLSTKEKAIKAVTSGIYPSPPARDLNLIAKERFKEPAKTFVKWILTNGQKYVDEVGYIRLSEPRIKEMLNKIE from the coding sequence GTGATACGAAAACTATCATGCTCCCAGTCGATACTGCTGTTCTTCTCCCTTGCGATGATGACTTTACTTTTAACAGGGTGCGGACAAAGTAATTCTCAGGCTACGTCCGGCGTCGGTCAACCGAAGGGAACTGTACGGGTGTCGGGCGCATGGGCCCTCTATCCTATGATGGTGAGGTGGGCAGAGGAATTCAATAAGACGTACCCTCATGTCAGAATAGATATATCGGCCGGTGGGGCCGGGAAAGGCGCCGCCGATGCCCTTGCAGGACTTACCGATATCGGTATGGTATCGAGAGAAGTGAAACCTGAGGAAATCAAACAGGGAGGCTTCCATGTTGCCGTGGTAAAGGATGCAGTGTTTCCCACTATAAGTGCCAAGAACCCGGTCGCGAAAGAGATACTGGAGAGAAAAGGCATAAGGAAAGAGGCTTTTGTGGACCTATGGGTCCTCGGAAAAGCAGCTACATGGAGCGAGGTCGCAGGAGGCGCCCCTTCAGGAGACAGAGCACAGGTCTATACGAGATCCGATTCCTGCGGCGCTGCGGAAACATGGGCTGCTTATCTGGGAGGCAGGAACCAAGAGGACCTGAAAGGTGTGGGCGTATACGGCGATCCTGGAATAGCGGATGCGGTAAGAAAAGACCCATTGGCGATCGGTTTCAATAACCTCAATTACGCGTATGACGCCAAGACCGGACTCCCCGTAAAAGGGTTGCAAGTCCCGCCCATCGACACAAATGGAAACGGAAGAGTCGATCCAGAGGAGGATCTAAGCACGAAGGAAAAAGCGATCAAGGCGGTTACGTCCGGCATCTATCCGTCTCCACCGGCACGAGACCTAAATCTTATCGCCAAAGAGCGATTCAAGGAACCGGCCAAGACTTTTGTTAAATGGATACTCACCAATGGCCAAAAATATGTCGACGAAGTGGGTTACATAAGGCTCTCCGAACCCAGAATTAAGGAAATGTTGAATAAAATTGAATAA
- a CDS encoding GDP-mannose 4,6-dehydratase, whose product MKRALITGIKGQDGVYLSRLLLGKGYQVFGIDLSESNSKNLLFLNLEDSIVFVQANLLDMSNMIRVIERIEPDEIYNLAAQSSVGLSFEQIIGTLELNIFSVTHLLEAIRIVNPKIKFYQASSSEMFGRVQKESLPVNEESVFHPVSPYGISKCTAHWVTVNYREAYNLFAVCGILFNHESVLRGDGFVTKKIVNTAVRIKMGLADSLNLGNTGISRDWGYAPQYVEAMWLMLQQEKPDDYVICSGQPHSLTDFAGKVFGKLGLDFERFVTIDERLIRPVDLETISGDNSKAKRVLGWNYTLQFDDLIDLLIRDEISYLKWESSNSPDL is encoded by the coding sequence ATGAAAAGAGCGCTGATCACGGGAATTAAAGGTCAGGATGGTGTCTATCTCTCCCGGTTGCTGCTCGGCAAAGGATACCAGGTCTTTGGTATTGATTTGTCTGAAAGCAACAGCAAAAATCTCCTGTTCCTTAATCTCGAAGACTCCATCGTGTTTGTGCAGGCCAATTTATTGGACATGTCCAATATGATAAGAGTTATTGAGCGGATTGAGCCGGATGAGATCTATAATCTTGCTGCCCAGAGTTCGGTTGGTCTGTCTTTTGAGCAGATCATAGGGACGCTTGAGCTTAATATATTCAGCGTCACCCATCTGTTGGAAGCTATTCGTATAGTCAACCCTAAAATCAAGTTTTATCAGGCCTCAAGCAGCGAAATGTTCGGGAGGGTTCAGAAAGAATCTCTGCCGGTGAATGAAGAAAGTGTTTTCCATCCTGTGAGTCCGTACGGCATCTCGAAGTGCACCGCTCATTGGGTCACTGTCAATTACCGGGAAGCATACAACCTCTTCGCTGTATGCGGTATCCTCTTCAACCATGAATCCGTTCTGCGGGGAGACGGATTTGTCACCAAAAAGATAGTGAACACGGCTGTGAGGATCAAAATGGGATTGGCTGATTCATTGAACCTCGGAAACACGGGTATTTCACGTGACTGGGGGTATGCTCCGCAGTATGTTGAGGCAATGTGGCTGATGCTCCAGCAGGAAAAGCCGGATGACTACGTGATCTGTTCAGGCCAACCCCATAGCCTGACTGATTTTGCGGGAAAGGTATTCGGAAAGCTAGGTCTTGATTTTGAAAGATTTGTGACGATAGACGAGCGGTTGATCCGGCCCGTCGACCTTGAAACAATATCGGGAGACAACTCCAAAGCAAAGCGCGTTTTAGGATGGAATTACACGTTACAATTTGATGACCTGATTGATCTGCTAATCAGGGACGAGATAAGCTATCTCAAATGGGAGTCAAGCAATTCGCCGGATCTGTGA
- the pstA gene encoding phosphate ABC transporter permease PstA encodes MILSLILLLTTLTGIISIVVVKGMPALTLSMLVETPKGGYYLGKSGGIANAIVGSLYLSLGASVVSIFLSLPVAFALQKEYANRYVAKFTRLVLDVLWGTPSIVYGAFGFVVMVYFGLRASLLGGIIVLTLLMLPIMVRSMEEVIRMIPMELKETSYAMGTTKLETNFSVILRQALPGIITAILLAFGRGIGDAASILFTAGYTDYIPRSIFDPAASLPLAVFFQIGTPSPEVQERAYASALILLLIVLIVCVLSRLLGRKFSRHIIR; translated from the coding sequence ATGATCCTATCTCTTATACTATTGTTAACCACTCTCACAGGTATTATCTCTATTGTGGTCGTGAAAGGGATGCCCGCGCTTACTCTCTCCATGTTGGTTGAAACGCCAAAAGGGGGCTATTACCTCGGCAAGTCAGGAGGCATCGCCAACGCCATTGTCGGCTCTCTCTACCTCTCTCTCGGAGCCTCCGTCGTCTCTATTTTCTTGAGCCTCCCCGTTGCTTTCGCTCTTCAGAAAGAATATGCAAACAGGTATGTCGCAAAGTTTACTAGGCTGGTACTTGACGTGCTTTGGGGCACCCCATCTATTGTATACGGTGCCTTCGGCTTCGTAGTGATGGTATATTTCGGACTGAGAGCATCGCTTCTCGGCGGCATCATCGTGCTTACCTTGCTTATGCTTCCCATTATGGTGCGCTCCATGGAGGAAGTAATAAGAATGATCCCCATGGAACTTAAAGAAACCTCCTACGCCATGGGAACAACCAAATTGGAGACCAACTTTTCCGTCATATTGAGGCAGGCCTTACCAGGGATTATCACGGCAATACTCCTTGCTTTCGGACGAGGCATAGGAGATGCAGCCTCAATTCTTTTTACCGCCGGGTACACCGACTATATTCCCCGTTCTATTTTTGACCCTGCGGCCTCCCTGCCACTTGCGGTCTTTTTTCAGATCGGCACACCAAGCCCTGAGGTGCAGGAACGTGCTTATGCCTCGGCCCTAATCCTGCTCCTCATCGTTCTCATAGTTTGCGTCCTATCTCGCCTCCTCGGACGGAAATTCTCCAGGCACATAATAAGGTAG
- the pstC gene encoding phosphate ABC transporter permease subunit PstC, with translation MGMQWRYVKNAAASISIRSSLILVNLLAFTILIVLYIKSRPILVSQPLTHLLFSSLWRPLKGQFGFLPYIVGTIEVTAIAMILSIPMCLLSAIYLSEYAHKRFRELVRFAIDILAGIPSVIYGLCGVIVVVPFIHHLGRFVGSLTTGYCLLSGGIILALMVAPVIISVTMEVLATVPRQARESSLALGTTKWEMVRHVVLKSSLHGIIAAIVLGFARAFGETIAVLMVIGNVAKIPMSFFDPAYPLPALIANNYGEMMSIPLYDSALLFASLVLLFLVGAFSMGAHMTLSRLMKKGFYGK, from the coding sequence ATGGGCATGCAGTGGCGATACGTGAAGAATGCTGCGGCAAGCATATCCATACGCTCTTCGCTCATTCTCGTTAATCTCCTCGCGTTCACCATTCTTATAGTTCTCTATATAAAGTCAAGGCCGATCCTTGTCAGTCAGCCTCTTACCCATCTTCTGTTTTCCTCTCTGTGGCGTCCATTGAAGGGACAGTTCGGTTTTCTCCCGTACATTGTGGGAACAATAGAGGTCACCGCAATAGCGATGATTCTGTCAATCCCCATGTGTCTTTTGAGTGCAATTTATCTTTCTGAATATGCACACAAACGGTTTCGAGAACTTGTCCGCTTCGCGATAGATATCCTGGCCGGAATCCCTTCGGTAATCTATGGTCTGTGCGGCGTAATCGTGGTTGTCCCGTTTATTCATCATCTTGGACGCTTTGTCGGAAGCCTCACAACGGGATATTGCCTCCTTTCAGGGGGCATTATTCTGGCCCTCATGGTAGCTCCGGTAATCATCTCAGTAACCATGGAAGTCTTAGCCACAGTTCCCAGACAGGCAAGGGAAAGTTCTCTCGCTCTCGGGACGACGAAATGGGAAATGGTAAGGCATGTGGTGCTCAAGAGTTCGCTCCACGGTATAATCGCTGCCATAGTGCTTGGATTTGCCCGGGCCTTCGGCGAGACTATTGCGGTCTTGATGGTAATAGGAAATGTGGCAAAAATTCCCATGTCGTTCTTTGATCCTGCATATCCGTTGCCGGCGCTAATCGCGAACAACTACGGTGAAATGATGTCGATCCCCCTCTATGACTCGGCACTCCTTTTCGCGTCTCTTGTTCTTCTGTTTCTCGTGGGCGCATTCAGTATGGGTGCTCATATGACGCTATCGCGCCTCATGAAAAAGGGATTTTACGGAAAATGA
- a CDS encoding glycosyltransferase family 4 protein: protein MLKVIYTHDIFAFQRFGGISRYFVEIIKRIPLETAKISVFAGLHVNEYLKILSDAQVRGLKVPVFGGGARAYMILNALMYYTRSMVNDLAQRMWLRTDPETVVHLSNYSSSLPRTKVKMVVTAYDMIQELFPQIYPGYRVITQLKKVSFERADRIIAISECTKKDLVRFFGVEESKVTVIHLGNPLEHIIPIEPANIAGAPYILYVGERAGYKNFEALILAYARSSKLKANFELVLFGGGTLTPSERKRFGEMGVAQFVHHTGGEDSLLAGYYRNARAFVWPSLYEGFGIPLLEAMGSRCPVVCSNAGPMPEVVGDAGIYFDPASAEELQGVLETVLFDNTLLEEKMELGLKRAAEFSWDRAARETVDLYRSLVRPS from the coding sequence ATGCTTAAAGTCATCTATACTCACGACATCTTTGCCTTTCAGAGGTTTGGCGGCATATCCCGGTATTTTGTTGAGATTATCAAGAGGATACCACTTGAAACGGCGAAGATAAGCGTTTTTGCCGGGCTTCATGTTAATGAATATTTGAAGATCCTTAGCGACGCCCAGGTTAGGGGGCTAAAGGTACCTGTTTTCGGAGGCGGCGCGCGCGCGTATATGATACTGAACGCCCTGATGTATTATACTCGGTCCATGGTGAATGATTTGGCGCAGCGTATGTGGCTTCGTACGGACCCGGAAACGGTTGTTCATCTCTCCAATTATTCGTCTTCCTTGCCACGGACAAAAGTAAAAATGGTGGTGACGGCGTACGACATGATTCAGGAGCTTTTCCCGCAGATTTATCCGGGGTATCGGGTCATAACGCAACTCAAGAAGGTGTCTTTCGAGAGGGCGGACAGAATTATTGCAATCTCGGAATGCACGAAAAAAGATCTTGTCCGGTTTTTTGGTGTGGAAGAAAGCAAGGTGACGGTAATTCATTTGGGGAATCCTCTTGAGCATATAATTCCCATTGAACCGGCGAATATAGCCGGTGCCCCTTATATTCTCTACGTAGGGGAGAGGGCAGGTTATAAAAATTTTGAAGCATTGATTCTTGCGTATGCTCGCTCATCTAAGCTGAAAGCCAATTTTGAGTTGGTGCTGTTTGGCGGGGGAACCCTTACTCCTTCCGAGAGGAAGCGGTTTGGAGAGATGGGCGTCGCCCAGTTCGTCCATCATACAGGCGGCGAAGATTCCCTTCTTGCGGGATATTACAGGAATGCGCGGGCATTTGTGTGGCCATCCCTCTACGAAGGCTTTGGCATCCCGCTCCTTGAAGCTATGGGGTCCCGCTGTCCGGTCGTCTGTTCCAATGCGGGTCCCATGCCTGAGGTGGTGGGTGATGCAGGGATCTATTTTGACCCGGCGAGTGCGGAAGAATTGCAGGGCGTTCTTGAGACCGTCTTATTTGACAACACACTGTTGGAGGAAAAAATGGAGCTTGGTCTTAAGAGGGCTGCGGAATTCAGTTGGGACAGGGCTGCTCGAGAAACCGTTGATCTTTACCGTTCACTCGTAAGACCGAGTTAG
- the yihA gene encoding ribosome biogenesis GTP-binding protein YihA/YsxC, with product MKILATEYLKSVTSPDNLSGEPFPEICFVGRSNVGKSSMINKLVMQKVARTSSTPGATRTINLYKVSYEFRGSRKSILFSDFAGFGYAKVSKAVYTGWQKMIEAYVSQNSRIEKLIWVYDVRRDIDELDRTLIDWLHSLRLDFTMVLTKIDKESRSKVMSKKGLFSRYFGDSRVFTFSAKDGYGRKELLSHIFDAGE from the coding sequence ATGAAAATATTGGCTACTGAATATTTGAAAAGCGTGACAAGCCCTGACAACCTTTCTGGTGAACCGTTCCCTGAAATCTGTTTTGTGGGGCGCTCCAATGTGGGGAAATCATCCATGATCAATAAACTTGTCATGCAAAAGGTCGCAAGAACAAGCTCTACCCCAGGGGCGACAAGGACGATCAATCTCTACAAGGTCTCTTACGAATTCAGGGGGAGCAGAAAATCGATTCTTTTTTCCGATTTCGCCGGATTCGGATATGCTAAGGTTTCAAAGGCGGTTTATACTGGCTGGCAAAAGATGATTGAAGCATATGTGTCGCAAAACAGTCGCATTGAAAAGCTGATTTGGGTGTATGATGTAAGAAGAGATATTGATGAACTTGACAGGACACTTATCGACTGGCTTCATTCACTGCGGTTGGATTTTACCATGGTGCTGACAAAGATCGACAAGGAGAGCCGAAGCAAAGTAATGAGCAAAAAAGGACTTTTCTCCCGATATTTCGGCGATAGCAGGGTCTTTACGTTTTCAGCTAAGGATGGATACGGGAGGAAGGAACTTCTCTCTCATATCTTTGATGCGGGCGAATGA
- a CDS encoding phosphate ABC transporter ATP-binding protein, producing the protein MPHISLRKLTITYGNNKVLRNITVDIPDSQITTIIGPSGCGKTTLLKSINRLLDLNDEVKVSGDILIDGVNTYDHNADIIALRKKVGFLSQRPFPLPMSIYDNIAFGPRVHRMTGEQIDKQLSDLRRQSFIHKDDLKDTLADRRAGKTDRMDLLVESYLRLAGLWDEIKDRLHAPASRLSIGQQQRLALARALAVEPEVILADEPTSALDPISAQLIEKHFKMLKEKYTIVVVTHILRQARRISDYAIFLYLGELVEHGLAARFFNSPEDERTRAYISGEIS; encoded by the coding sequence ATGCCCCATATTAGCCTCAGGAAGCTTACTATCACATACGGAAACAACAAAGTTCTTCGGAATATCACTGTGGACATCCCCGACAGCCAGATTACCACCATTATAGGCCCTTCGGGATGCGGCAAAACAACCCTCCTTAAAAGCATCAACCGATTGCTTGACCTGAACGATGAAGTGAAAGTGAGCGGTGATATCCTGATAGACGGCGTCAATACTTATGATCACAATGCGGATATCATCGCATTGAGGAAAAAAGTAGGATTCCTTTCTCAGCGTCCCTTTCCGCTGCCCATGTCTATCTACGACAACATCGCCTTCGGCCCGAGGGTACATCGCATGACAGGCGAGCAGATAGACAAACAGCTTTCCGACCTTAGACGGCAAAGTTTTATACACAAAGACGATCTCAAAGATACACTCGCCGACCGAAGGGCTGGAAAAACCGACCGGATGGACCTTCTGGTGGAGTCCTACCTGCGTCTTGCCGGTCTATGGGACGAGATAAAGGACAGACTTCATGCGCCGGCGTCGCGCCTCTCCATAGGCCAGCAACAGAGACTGGCCCTTGCCCGAGCGCTTGCAGTGGAACCGGAAGTAATTCTGGCGGATGAGCCAACTTCAGCGCTTGATCCCATATCTGCCCAGCTTATCGAAAAGCACTTCAAAATGCTCAAGGAAAAGTATACGATCGTGGTGGTAACCCATATTCTGAGGCAGGCCCGTCGCATCTCTGATTACGCAATTTTTCTTTATCTCGGAGAGTTGGTCGAGCATGGACTGGCGGCTCGTTTCTTCAATTCCCCGGAAGACGAAAGGACACGGGCCTATATATCCGGGGAAATCAGTTGA